Proteins from a single region of Corylus avellana chromosome ca11, CavTom2PMs-1.0:
- the LOC132165140 gene encoding uncharacterized protein LOC132165140 → MLNGNNFSNWKENLLFTLGCLELVLAVLVDEPPALTEKSTPQEIAKHERWEQSNRLSLMFTKSHASMGIRGFIPECTKAKAFIKAVEEQFVSSNKALASTLMKKLSSKSFDNSRNMREHIMEIRDMAAQLKSLEVDISK, encoded by the coding sequence ATGCTTAATGGTAATAATTTTTCTAACTGGAaagaaaatttactttttacattgGGGTGTTTGGAGCTTGTCTTGGCGGTCCTTGTGGACGAACCACCTGCCCTCACAGAGAAAAGTACGCCACAAGAGATTGCTAAACATGAACGGTGGGAGCAATCTAATCGCTTAAGTCTAATGTTCACGAAATCTCATGCCTCTATGGGCATTAGGGGTTTCATCCCTGAATGCACTAAGGCTAAGGCATTCATTAAGGCCGTTGAGGAACAATTTGTGAGTTCCAACAAGGCCTTAGCCAGCACCCTAATGAAGAAGCTCTCAAGCAAGTCCTTTGACAATTCCAGAAATATGCgagagcacattatggaaataaGAGACATGGCAGCTCAACTCAAGTCCCTAGAGGTTGATATATCTAAGTAA